One genomic segment of Hordeum vulgare subsp. vulgare chromosome 2H, MorexV3_pseudomolecules_assembly, whole genome shotgun sequence includes these proteins:
- the LOC123429090 gene encoding probable WRKY transcription factor 38, with product MLCRRNNEKRSRSLVTIVPHYDGHHWRKYGQKNINGRQHARSYYRCAYTERNCSTTKTIQQQDHNGTLNCEDETAKYIVVYYGHHSCRADITRNAANIDPSVDLIQSGKMAGAVTDFEKFDQQDLDVSSLTEVFDNPELNWDIIC from the exons ATGCTATGTAGGAGGAACAACGAAAAGCGGTCAAGATCACTTGTAACAATTGTTCCACATTACGATGGCCATCATTGGAGAAAATATGGGCAGAAGAACATCAACGGGAGGCAACATGCTAG GAGCTACTACAGATGCGCCTACACGGAACGGAACTGCTCAACAACCAAGACAATCCAACAACAGGATCATAATGGAACTCTTAATTGTGAAGATGAAACTGCAAAGTACATTGTTGTGTACTATGGTCATCATAGTTGCAGGGCTGACATCACAAGAAATGCCGCAAACATTGACCCTAGTGTGGATCTAATTCAAAGTGGCAAAATGGCTGGAGCAGTAACCGACTTTGAAAAGTTTGACCAGCAGGACTTGGACGTGTCGTCTCTGACAGAGGTGTTCGACAACCCTGAGCTGAATTGGGACATCATTTGCTAG
- the LOC123429089 gene encoding probable carboxylesterase 5 — MLVNFDLTRDACKALFATKVIDTPLLGTSKLHQARTMQASKSSPPVLRKKDDGEEDITVDLYPFIREYKGGSVERLLHSPFVAASEDPADNRGVATRDVVVDKSTDVSARLFLPSVAAASAGERIPVVMYVHGGSFCTESAFSRTYHNYIRSLAARAGALVVSVEYNLAPEHPVPAAYDDAWAALQWVATLSDPWISNYADLGRTFLAGDSAGGNIVYNTAVRAASGGGSRIYIEGLVIVHPYFWGTDRLSSSEAVWDGIAMFAPEAIDRLWPFATAGRLGNDDRRVNPLDEDIASLRCRRVLVAVADKDTLRDRGRRLASRMRDCCSWADDENAVTLVESEGEDHGFHLYNPLRATSKILMESIVRFINQRTAPLPLQLPQVQELLACQGKMHRAVQPVLRVPTRPYMDVHGYGTAMKARDAATRTSCLHIGHGRRASKTSYGSVLGHVIRPNSTNMRFASSAITAPCSCVFHNFI; from the coding sequence ATGCTTGTTAATTTCGATTTGACACGTGATGCATGCAAGGCTCTCTTTGCCACTAAAGTAATCGACACACCACTACTAGGCACTAGCAAGCTCCATCAAGCACGTACGATGCAAGCAAGCAAAAGTTCTCCGCCGGTACTAAGGAAGAAggatgacggcgaggaggacatcACCGTCGACCTGTATCCATTCATACGGGAATACAAGGGCGGCAGTGTCGAGCGCTTACTGCACAGCCCATTCGTGGCAGCGTCCGAGGACCCGGCAGATAACCGTGGAGTGGCAACGAGGGACGTCGTCGTCGACAAATCCACCGATGTGTCCGCACGCCTGTTCCTTCCCTCCGTTGCAGCTGCCTCTGCCGGCGAGAGGATCCCCGTCGTCATGTACGTCCATGGAGGATCCTTCTGCACGGAGAGCGCCTTCTCTCGGACTTACCACAACTACATCAGGTCTCTGGCGGCGCGCGCCGGGGCGCTCGTCGTGTCCGTGGAGTACAATCTCGCGCCGGAGCATCCTGTTCCTGCGGCCTACGACGATGCATGGGCGGCGCTACAGTGGGTGGCCACCCTCTCCGATCCATGGATTTCCAACTACGCCGACCTCGGGCGGacgttccttgccggcgacagcgCCGGCGGGAACATCGTCTACAACACGGCGGTGCGTGCGGCCAGCGGTGGTGGCAGCCGCATCTACATCGAGGGGCTGGTCATCGTGCATCCATACTTCTGGGGGACCGACCGGCTGTCCAGCTCTGAGGCAGTATGGGACGGCATCGCAATGTTTGCTCCTGAGGCCATCGACAGGCTCTGGCCGTTCGCTACGGCCGGCCGTCTGGGCAACGACGATCGCCGGGTCAACCCACTCGACGAGGATATCGCCTCGCTGAGATGCCGCCGTGTGCTGGTCGCCGTCGCCGACAAGGACACCTTGCGTGACCGCGGGCGTCGTCTGGCATCCCGCATGCGTGACTGCTGCTCATGGGCCGATGATGAAAACGCGGTGACATTGGTGGAGTCGGAGGGGGAAGACCATGGCTTTCACCTGTACAACCCGCTGCGTGCCACCAGCAAGATTCTCATGGAGAGCATAGTGCGGTTCATCAACCAGCGCACGGCGCCCTTGCCGCTGCAACTGCCACAAGTTCAAGAGCTACTTGCATGCCAAGGTAAGATGCACAGGGCCGTCCAGCCTGTTCTACGCGTGCCAACCAGGCCGTATATGGACGTACATGGCTACGGGACGGCCATGAAAGCCAGAGATGCGGCGACACGTACTAGCTGCTTACACATTGGACATGGACGAAGAGCATCCAAAACAAGCTATGGGTCAGTCCTGGGGCATGTTATCAGGCCAAACAGCACCAACATGAGGTTCGCATCATCAGCAATAACAGCTCCTTGCAGTTGTGTTTTTCACAACTTCATCTAG